In Pleurocapsa sp. PCC 7319, the following are encoded in one genomic region:
- a CDS encoding sulfotransferase — translation MTSNSTQATIEKNTRPQWTNWLDWGGTKLRQIGVPLADLSETSLLSTAQNQSQLSDWGNEDFRVALQILLKSLEREANLNFMGRLILRKYFLQLLVNRLKIQDTFKHHPEILQVPIRKPLFITGLPRTGTTFLHRLLAQDPNCRWLHLWELYNPCPPPEKYNAETDARIEIARKFIQRQQNLAPALAIAHALDAQAPEEGNQLFEHSFASMLFEFRFCVPSYGAWLKTQDMVAQYQYFRQQLQLLGWHWSGRWVLKEPVHLFHLDALLEVFPDACIVQTHRAPFEVMPSMCSLVAIVRNVFTNETDLEELGEYWLNRLVNGIERAMEVRQQMNSKCFYDVSYRSLIHDPVGTARQIYNFFDYDWNIQVETNMKQWLSRNPQHKHGVHRYSSEQFGLDAGLVNQRFTNYYEQFQSPLGI, via the coding sequence ATGACATCTAATTCTACTCAAGCAACTATAGAAAAGAATACCCGACCTCAGTGGACAAATTGGCTTGATTGGGGAGGGACTAAATTAAGACAAATCGGAGTACCTCTCGCAGATCTCAGTGAAACTTCACTGTTGTCTACTGCTCAAAACCAATCTCAGTTAAGTGACTGGGGTAATGAAGATTTTCGGGTAGCATTGCAAATTCTCCTAAAATCTCTAGAAAGAGAGGCTAATCTCAACTTTATGGGACGGTTGATACTGCGAAAATACTTTCTGCAACTGCTGGTAAATCGGCTAAAAATTCAAGATACTTTCAAGCATCATCCTGAAATTCTACAAGTTCCAATACGGAAACCGCTATTTATTACCGGATTGCCGCGAACAGGAACGACCTTCTTACATCGGCTTTTAGCTCAAGATCCAAATTGTCGTTGGTTGCATCTTTGGGAGTTGTATAATCCCTGTCCGCCTCCAGAGAAGTATAATGCTGAAACCGATGCTCGCATAGAGATAGCTCGTAAATTTATTCAACGCCAGCAAAACTTAGCCCCTGCCTTAGCAATAGCCCATGCTTTGGATGCCCAAGCTCCAGAAGAGGGCAACCAGTTATTTGAGCATTCGTTTGCGTCAATGCTGTTTGAGTTTCGATTTTGTGTTCCATCTTACGGAGCCTGGCTCAAAACTCAAGATATGGTGGCACAGTATCAGTATTTTCGACAGCAATTGCAACTTTTGGGCTGGCATTGGAGCGGACGCTGGGTTCTTAAGGAACCCGTTCATTTGTTCCATCTTGATGCGCTACTAGAAGTATTTCCAGACGCTTGTATAGTACAGACACATCGAGCTCCTTTTGAAGTAATGCCTTCAATGTGTAGTTTGGTGGCGATCGTGCGAAATGTCTTCACCAATGAAACCGATCTAGAAGAGTTAGGAGAATACTGGTTGAATCGCCTAGTAAATGGTATCGAGCGAGCTATGGAAGTTCGTCAGCAAATGAACTCGAAATGCTTTTATGATGTCAGTTATCGAAGCTTGATTCACGATCCGGTTGGTACTGCTCGTCAGATTTATAATTTCTTTGACTACGATTGGAATATTCAAGTAGAGACAAATATGAAGCAATGGTTATCTAGGAATCCTCAGCATAAACATGGAGTTCATCGTTATTCTTCAGAGCAGTTTGGTCTCGATGCTGGGCTAGTAAACCAAAGATTTACTAATTACTATGAGCAATTTCAAAGTCCATTAGGAATCTAG
- a CDS encoding SBBP repeat-containing protein: MTSDEQMQMISDEQLEILIDFFNLRFASPGNDFVIGSPVSVLNSDPENPILGDLMVGRTGNDVFLAVDPAADNPGQGELDLFVGGFEETDEQTDGVGTSVNPDEDTFRLGDANKVYYQGLGAEDFAFITDFDPAEDTIQLNGSADDYFLRVINVNSLFDEFSEFSVLETMVEEMEAVVQEMGITTVTALIRSNNQDEIDETSTSLDDPALDIIGIVAGDLNLNLAESYFEFVDTPPSSDPVLPQIEQFGTPGIDFSFGIATSNGGDIAIDSSGDLYQVGGTSRDLAAPNAGGNDVWISKFDEDGDQMFINQFGTSSAETAFSVAVDSNDNFFASGVTTGDLGGTAAGGNDAWVAKFNENGEQQWIEQFGTSDRDNSFGSSLAVDTSDNVIQGGYTLGDLAGSNAGEGPDPWVIKFDNDGNELWRRQFGTPEFDELFGVATDSEDNIFLTGWTIGDLGGTNAGLYDTWIAKYDEDGNQLWTTQFGTSDFDFARGAAIDSEGNFYTTGFTLGDLEGTNEGLYDTWVAKYDTNGNQLWIEQFGSAGSDTPFSIDINDNDEIFIGGVTDGYFPGDNAGGEDAWSAKLDSNGNLLEVVQFGTAEDERALDIATGHNNDIFLSGYTEGSLGASNAGSIDAWLAQLSATDLDLIG; encoded by the coding sequence ATGACTTCTGATGAACAAATGCAAATGATATCTGACGAACAACTGGAAATACTTATTGATTTTTTTAACCTAAGGTTTGCTAGCCCCGGAAATGACTTCGTTATAGGATCGCCTGTCAGCGTTTTAAATAGCGATCCTGAAAACCCAATATTGGGAGACTTAATGGTTGGTCGTACTGGTAATGATGTTTTTCTTGCTGTTGATCCTGCTGCCGACAATCCAGGTCAAGGAGAATTAGATTTATTTGTCGGTGGTTTCGAAGAAACTGATGAACAAACTGACGGGGTTGGAACTAGTGTCAACCCTGATGAGGATACATTTCGTCTTGGGGACGCAAATAAAGTTTATTACCAGGGTTTAGGTGCAGAAGATTTCGCATTTATTACGGATTTCGACCCCGCAGAGGATACTATTCAGCTAAATGGCTCAGCTGATGATTACTTCTTGAGAGTAATTAATGTCAACTCTCTATTTGATGAGTTTTCCGAGTTTTCTGTTCTAGAAACTATGGTCGAAGAGATGGAAGCCGTAGTTCAAGAAATGGGAATCACAACTGTAACGGCTCTAATCCGAAGCAATAATCAAGATGAGATTGATGAAACCTCAACATCTCTTGATGATCCTGCATTGGATATCATCGGCATCGTTGCTGGAGATTTAAATCTCAATCTTGCAGAAAGCTATTTTGAATTTGTAGATACTCCTCCATCGTCAGATCCAGTGCTACCCCAGATCGAACAGTTTGGCACTCCAGGTATTGACTTTTCCTTTGGCATAGCGACTAGTAATGGTGGTGATATTGCTATCGACAGTAGCGGCGATCTCTATCAGGTAGGAGGAACCTCTCGTGACTTAGCCGCACCTAATGCTGGAGGAAATGATGTTTGGATATCTAAGTTTGACGAGGATGGCGACCAAATGTTCATCAACCAGTTTGGAACTTCCTCTGCTGAAACTGCTTTTAGTGTTGCGGTCGATAGCAACGACAATTTTTTTGCTTCGGGAGTCACTACTGGTGATTTGGGAGGAACAGCTGCTGGAGGAAATGATGCTTGGGTAGCCAAGTTTAACGAAAATGGTGAACAGCAATGGATTGAGCAGTTTGGCACTAGCGACCGTGATAATTCCTTTGGAAGTAGTCTAGCAGTCGACACTTCAGACAATGTTATTCAGGGAGGATATACTCTGGGTGACTTGGCAGGATCTAATGCAGGCGAGGGTCCCGATCCCTGGGTAATCAAGTTTGACAATGATGGAAACGAATTGTGGAGAAGGCAATTTGGAACACCTGAATTTGACGAATTATTCGGCGTTGCCACTGACAGTGAAGACAATATTTTCCTGACTGGTTGGACTATTGGAGACCTAGGAGGAACCAATGCCGGCTTATATGACACTTGGATAGCCAAGTACGATGAGGATGGGAATCAACTCTGGACTACCCAATTTGGTACCAGCGACTTTGATTTTGCTAGGGGTGCTGCCATTGACAGTGAGGGAAATTTCTATACTACCGGATTTACTCTAGGGGACCTAGAGGGTACTAATGAAGGGTTATATGACACTTGGGTAGCAAAGTACGACACCAATGGCAACCAATTGTGGATTGAACAGTTTGGTAGTGCTGGGTCTGATACCCCTTTTAGTATTGATATTAATGACAATGATGAGATTTTCATCGGAGGGGTTACGGATGGCTATTTCCCAGGAGATAATGCTGGAGGAGAAGATGCTTGGTCGGCTAAGCTTGACAGTAATGGCAATCTGCTGGAAGTTGTACAATTTGGAACAGCCGAGGATGAGCGTGCTCTAGATATTGCCACTGGTCATAATAACGATATATTCCTGAGCGGATATACAGAAGGTTCTCTCGGTGCATCTAATGCAGGGTCTATCGATGCTTGGTTGGCTCAACTCTCAGCAACAGATTTAGACTTAATAGGCTAA
- a CDS encoding MFS transporter — MIKISILVTKWLPYITGFFGLLSLNRALLTMLIYRYDPGIPNSSHLPFLVSSLIVGIAMFVSRIIGALTQPAIGYCSDRFQSRWGKRRPFLAIAVLPLTLSFILLFIPPLGSNSIGNVVYLGILLCIFYLALAAYQIPYLALLPVLAPTVKQRINLSSLMAAFGLLGSAFGGIAAPLLTQQYGFPRMAIMIGSASFVTMLMPLIVHEDVTVSKPEYLPFWKSFKSGWQNDCFRIYLTGIASAWITISILSVSSTFLAVALLNKDISFGSVVNGLVLGGTMSGFALVIPLARRWGKSYTFQLSMVWLGGGLLAVAIWPFLVGSALLPWLALLAISNLGAASFFILPNAMLPDVIDRDTKQFGMRREAIYFGARGLLVEISVGIGSLLAGALLMLGKTPAQPWGVQIAFPVAGLFALGAAVAFAFYPIKK, encoded by the coding sequence ATGATAAAAATTTCCATATTGGTTACAAAATGGCTGCCATACATTACTGGTTTTTTTGGTTTGCTTTCGCTCAACAGAGCCTTGTTAACCATGTTGATCTATCGTTACGATCCGGGAATACCGAATTCTAGTCATCTGCCATTTTTGGTATCATCGCTCATCGTAGGCATAGCCATGTTTGTCAGTCGTATTATCGGTGCCTTAACTCAACCAGCGATCGGATATTGCTCAGATCGGTTTCAGAGCCGTTGGGGAAAGCGGCGACCCTTCTTGGCTATCGCAGTCTTGCCTTTAACTCTCAGCTTTATCTTACTATTTATTCCTCCCCTTGGCTCTAACAGCATTGGCAATGTAGTTTATCTAGGAATATTGCTGTGTATATTTTATTTAGCACTAGCAGCTTATCAAATTCCCTATTTAGCTTTGCTACCTGTACTAGCCCCAACGGTCAAACAAAGGATTAATCTTTCTTCTTTAATGGCGGCTTTTGGTCTATTGGGAAGTGCCTTCGGAGGAATCGCAGCCCCTTTGTTAACCCAGCAGTATGGCTTTCCAAGGATGGCAATTATGATTGGAAGCGCCAGTTTTGTGACCATGCTGATGCCTTTAATTGTGCACGAGGATGTCACTGTATCTAAGCCAGAGTACCTTCCCTTCTGGAAGTCTTTTAAATCTGGATGGCAAAATGATTGCTTCCGCATTTATCTGACAGGGATTGCCTCAGCTTGGATTACGATTAGTATATTGTCGGTAAGTTCTACTTTTTTGGCGGTAGCACTCTTAAATAAAGATATTAGTTTTGGCTCAGTTGTCAATGGTTTGGTTCTGGGCGGGACAATGAGCGGATTTGCTCTGGTAATTCCTTTGGCTCGACGTTGGGGTAAAAGTTATACTTTCCAGCTTTCGATGGTGTGGTTAGGTGGTGGACTTTTAGCTGTAGCAATTTGGCCATTTTTGGTGGGCTCAGCACTTCTACCTTGGTTAGCACTGCTGGCAATTAGCAATTTAGGGGCTGCAAGTTTTTTTATTTTACCTAATGCCATGTTACCCGATGTCATTGATCGCGATACCAAACAATTTGGAATGCGCCGGGAAGCTATTTATTTTGGTGCCCGAGGTTTATTGGTAGAGATAAGTGTGGGAATCGGTTCTCTGCTGGCAGGCGCCTTATTAATGTTGGGCAAAACTCCCGCACAGCCTTGGGGAGTACAAATAGCCTTTCCGGTGGCAGGACTATTTGCCTTGGGGGCAGCAGTAGCATTTGCTTTTTATCCCATCAAAAAATAA
- a CDS encoding class I SAM-dependent methyltransferase, whose translation MTLYNSIGQGYNCTRQADPRIVEQLVNLLDLPPEKVIADVGAGTGNYTGAIANLGYQVIAIEPSEMMQTQAKPHPQVTWITAVAEKIPLADNAVDGAIVMLALHHFSDLTAGIREINRIVANGKIVIFAFEQSKIADFWLTDYFPYFIRDTLETFPDTKAIGEATSLQKIAKNIHRITQKKVKVLPFLLPADLKDLFAAAGWCKPEIYLNPDVRNGISTFSKMPLDELELGIKKLTADLDNGVWELRYGQVTSSQTDCFAIQSGLP comes from the coding sequence ATGACTTTATACAATTCTATTGGTCAAGGATACAATTGCACCCGCCAGGCAGATCCGAGAATAGTTGAGCAATTAGTTAACTTGTTAGATTTACCCCCTGAAAAAGTGATTGCTGATGTTGGTGCAGGAACGGGAAATTATACAGGTGCGATCGCTAATCTTGGATATCAAGTTATAGCGATCGAACCATCAGAAATGATGCAAACTCAAGCAAAGCCTCATCCTCAAGTTACTTGGATCACTGCTGTAGCGGAGAAAATTCCCTTAGCCGATAATGCTGTTGATGGAGCAATAGTTATGTTGGCTCTACACCATTTTAGTGACCTAACTGCAGGAATTAGAGAAATTAATCGCATTGTGGCAAACGGCAAGATTGTCATTTTTGCCTTTGAACAAAGTAAAATTGCCGATTTTTGGTTAACTGATTATTTTCCCTACTTTATTCGTGATACTTTGGAGACTTTTCCTGACACCAAAGCGATTGGCGAAGCCACCTCCCTTCAGAAGATCGCCAAAAATATTCATCGAATTACTCAAAAAAAGGTGAAAGTGCTTCCTTTTTTACTCCCTGCTGATTTGAAGGATTTATTTGCTGCTGCGGGATGGTGCAAACCAGAAATTTATTTAAATCCAGATGTCCGTAACGGAATTTCTACTTTCTCTAAAATGCCACTAGACGAACTTGAGTTGGGGATCAAGAAACTTACTGCCGACCTCGATAATGGAGTTTGGGAACTTAGATATGGTCAAGTGACCTCCTCCCAGACTGATTGCTTCGCAATACAGTCTGGGCTTCCCTAG
- a CDS encoding sulfotransferase: MKTTFLQWLFLFPLFLAFTHLTLFLDRIFFPQYRQVQVKEPIFIIGNPRSGTSFLHCLLTQTKEFAAFETWQLLFPALTARTLLKPLIDYLIKKDLGILVPAQVGHELALDQVEHDEFLFFHQLDTQFVTALSPLGFDTREYPELRFHDKQPESRRCFSIRFLKSCLQRQIYYTQNEQVIAHLHFSIHRLKTLRETFPDAKFIYLVRSPYATISSHLSLNYNTLKHRKITQKISPNKLKLYLDRRYRYDIELYRYFSKLRQERVIPEDRLLILKYDELRSSLPNAFAKILAFTGIKPSDQLRQVVENQAQIQKNYKRQHKVMSLEEFDLTQEQIANDLSFVFEEYGFDKNQVPKAAV, encoded by the coding sequence GTGAAAACAACTTTTTTACAATGGTTATTTCTGTTTCCGCTTTTTCTTGCTTTCACACACCTAACCCTTTTTTTAGATAGGATATTCTTTCCTCAATATCGCCAAGTCCAAGTCAAGGAACCAATTTTCATTATTGGAAATCCCCGCAGTGGAACTAGCTTTTTACATTGCTTATTAACTCAGACCAAGGAGTTTGCAGCTTTCGAGACGTGGCAGCTTCTGTTTCCAGCACTTACAGCACGCACTTTATTAAAACCACTAATTGATTACTTAATCAAAAAAGACCTGGGAATCCTCGTTCCGGCTCAAGTAGGTCATGAACTTGCTCTCGATCAAGTAGAACACGATGAATTCTTATTCTTTCATCAACTTGATACTCAATTCGTTACTGCCTTATCTCCCTTAGGTTTTGATACTCGTGAATATCCAGAGCTGCGCTTTCACGACAAACAACCAGAATCTCGTCGTTGCTTCTCGATTAGATTTCTCAAAAGCTGTCTTCAGCGCCAAATATATTACACTCAAAATGAACAGGTAATCGCTCATTTACATTTTTCGATTCACCGTCTTAAGACTCTGCGAGAGACTTTTCCCGATGCTAAGTTTATTTATTTAGTGCGATCGCCTTATGCTACGATTTCTTCCCACCTTTCTCTCAATTACAATACCCTCAAACATCGAAAGATAACTCAAAAGATTTCCCCAAATAAATTGAAGCTGTACCTAGACAGAAGATATCGCTATGACATCGAGCTTTATCGCTACTTCTCCAAGCTGCGGCAAGAGAGAGTAATTCCCGAAGATAGGCTCTTAATCTTGAAATACGATGAATTGCGCTCATCCCTACCCAATGCGTTTGCCAAAATCCTAGCTTTTACTGGAATTAAACCCAGCGATCAGTTGCGACAGGTAGTCGAAAACCAAGCTCAAATTCAGAAAAACTATAAACGCCAACATAAGGTTATGTCTCTTGAGGAGTTTGACTTAACCCAGGAGCAAATTGCCAATGACCTGTCATTTGTTTTTGAAGAATACGGTTTCGATAAAAACCAAGTGCCAAAAGCAGCTGTGTAA